The DNA segment GGCAAGGCGCTGGCGCAGGTAGTGCTCGAGCAGTTCCAAATTACCGAACCGAAGCGCGTCCTGTTCGTTGGTGATATGTAAGTATTAAGTATTTCCGTCTCGTGGTGCACTTAATTACGCTGTCTGGCTTGATAACCGACCCAGCCTCCCAGCACTGCGCATCGCACGATCAATCACTGATAACGGCGTCTCGCTTAAGACAAACGTTTAATTTCCGGGAGTGTGGCTCGTGTCATCGGCGAGAGATTGATAAGCGGAGCCACTCACGCCACGTAAACCGTAAGAAAAGGGAGACGCTTTAACTTACCTTATTGTTGCCTTGCCGATGTTTTGCAGGATGCCACAGGACATGGGTTTCGGGACAGAGTGCGGCTTCCAGAAGCTGCTCATGCTGAGCGGTGGCACACCGAAGGACGCCCTGCTCGCCCAAACCGATCCGAACCAGCTGCCCAACTATTACGCCGACAGCTTTGCCGACTTTATCGAGCTGTACAATGAAACCATGCACGTCGAGGAATAGTAGGCGCGCGGTCTTTGACCCACGCTATCAGGCAAATCACATGTTATATCGtcattgttttgtgtgtaaatCCTAAGCTgtatttaacttttaaacaaacccaccaataaaaataacaaaagagAACAGACAAGCAAATTGCGTTATCCTAGTTGCCGGTTGGTTTGCGGAATTTGACCTGCACCCACACGCGGTACATTTTGACCATCTTGCCCCGGTTCACCTGCAGCCGGCGGTCGACGATGTTCTGCTCCTCGACTAATCCGGCGCTCGTGAACAGCGTTCGCAGATCTTCCTGGGTGAAAAAGTACACCAGCGTACCGTCGCCGCGGACGTAAAAGTTGTCCTTCAGGCATTTGCCGGGTTTGAACCGTAGCTGGGCGAGATCGTAACGACCGTAGTCGCGCAGCATTACCATTCCGCCTGGTTTGAGGTAGCGTGCGATTTGATTCACCACGTGCTGCATGCTGCAAGAGGAGAAAACGTCCTTCAGAAACAAGATAGATCGTTGCTGCGCTTCCCCCTTACCGTTCCGGATCGATGGCGGATAGTACGAATATTAGCACCACGATGTCGATACTGTTCTCCGCGAACGGCACATCCCACCGGTCGGCCGTTGCATCCAGCACAAACGCTTTGCACCGGTTCGTATCATACTCCGGGCTCTGGCACATGATGTCGATCGCTTGCCGCGAGAAGTCGCTCGCATAGATCATCAAATTCTTCTCCTCGCTGTACTTTAGGATGGGAAAGACAGTGTTCCCCACACCACATCCGATCTCAAATATCGTTCTCCTCCTTTCACTCTCCTGCGACACTTCCTCCG comes from the Anopheles coluzzii chromosome 2, AcolN3, whole genome shotgun sequence genome and includes:
- the LOC120961055 gene encoding methyltransferase-like protein isoform X2; amino-acid sequence: MTETTEEPIPTDQSEQPSVRPQFGNRFLSAGDDVFQHNAWDNVQWDEEQENAALEGVKKNSSVKLSDAEVTRLETEADQNWDRFYGIHQNRFFKDRHWLFTEFPELAPAKGTTTVPERVLPDGEPVKSSEEVSQESERRRTIFEIGCGVGNTVFPILKYSEEKNLMIYASDFSRQAIDIMCQSPEYDTNRCKAFVLDATADRWDVPFAENSIDIVVLIFVLSAIDPERMQHVVNQIARYLKPGGMVMLRDYGRYDLAQLRFKPGKCLKDNFYVRGDGTLVYFFTQEDLRTLFTSAGLVEEQNIVDRRLQVNRGKMVKMYRVWVQVKFRKPTGN
- the LOC120961055 gene encoding methyltransferase-like protein isoform X1 — protein: MFSSTTLGRLLHSSVILARHRAACAVQRAGTRHYCDYEYTRYRKKPAGGGTRFLRDPAQVYRFNTWDNVQWDEEQENAALEGVKKNSSVKLSDAEVTRLETEADQNWDRFYGIHQNRFFKDRHWLFTEFPELAPAKGTTTVPERVLPDGEPVKSSEEVSQESERRRTIFEIGCGVGNTVFPILKYSEEKNLMIYASDFSRQAIDIMCQSPEYDTNRCKAFVLDATADRWDVPFAENSIDIVVLIFVLSAIDPERMQHVVNQIARYLKPGGMVMLRDYGRYDLAQLRFKPGKCLKDNFYVRGDGTLVYFFTQEDLRTLFTSAGLVEEQNIVDRRLQVNRGKMVKMYRVWVQVKFRKPTGN